From Chaetodon auriga isolate fChaAug3 chromosome 10, fChaAug3.hap1, whole genome shotgun sequence, a single genomic window includes:
- the LOC143326934 gene encoding solute carrier family 35 member C2-like produces the protein MAFPVQFICRGLRTVALVLLYYVFSIGITFYNKWLMKGFHYPLFMTLVHLTINFCLSALTRRAMQCWTGKPRITLTWTDYLHKVAPTALATALDIGLSNWSFLFITISLYTMTKSSAVLFILFFSLVFKLEESNPFLILVVLLISSGLFMFTFESTQFNLEGFIMVLLASFIGGIRWTLTQVLMQKAELGLQNPIDALYHLQPLMFLGLFPLFLYNEGLSLSTSEKLFRVTELSPLLYSLLTLSIGGSLAFGLGFSEFLLVSRTSSLTLSISGIFKEVCTLLLAASLMGDKMSALNWLGFVVCLCGISLHVGLKTYYSKNKGPSLRQLNSKSPELELPLLRQNEEEREDSTADEYEDEEQEITLH, from the exons ATGGCGTTCCCTGTCCAGTTCATTTGCCGGGGGCTCCGCACTGTTGCATTAGTCCTCCTTTACTACGTCTTCTCTATAGGAATAACCTTCTATAACAAATGGCTGATGAAG GGCTTCCACTATCCCCTCTTCATGACGTTGGTTCACCTCACCATCAACTTCTGCCTCTCGGCTCTGACGCGGCGGGCCATGCAGTGCTGGACAGGGAAACCCCGCATCACCCTGACCTGGACAGACTACCTCCATAAAGTAGCTCCCACAG CTTTGGCAACAGCCTTGGATATTGGACTTTCCAACTGGagcttcctcttcatcaccatTAGCTT GTACACCATGACCAAGTCTTCAGCAGTGCTCTTtatcctctttttctccctggTCTTTAAACTAGAGGAGTCG AACCCATTCCTGATCCTGGTGGTCCTGCTGATCTCCAGTGGTCtgtttatgtttacatttgagTCAACCCAATTCAACCTGGAGGGCTTCATCATGGTGCTGCTGGCGTCTTTCATAGGGGGGATCCGCTGGACCCTCACTCAGGTCCTCATGCAGAAAGCAGAGCTGG GCCTTCAGAACCCAATAGATGCCCTGTACCACCTCCAGCCTCTCATGTTCCTTGGCCTCTTTCCCCTCTTCCTGTATAATGAAG GGCTGAGCCTCAGCACCTCAGAAAAGTTATTCCGGGTGACGGAGCTCTCGCCTCTCCTGTATTCGCTCCTCACACTGAGCATCGGCGGCTCACTGGCCTTTGGTTTAGGCTTCTCAGAGTTCCTGCTTGTCTCCCGGACCTCTAGCCTCACCTTATCCATATCAGGGATCTTTAAG GAGGTATGTACTCTGCTTTTGGCAGCATCTCTgatgggagacaaaatgagTGCCCTTAATTGGCTGGGATtcgttgtgtgtctgtgtggcatTTCATTGCATGTGGGACTCAAGACATATTATTCCAAAA ATAAGGGCCCATCTTTAAGGCAGCTCAACAGCAAGAGCCCGGAGCTTGAGCTGCCATTACTGCGTCAGAacgaagaagaaagagaggattCGACAGCTGATGAGTACGAAGACgaggaacaggaaatcactCTGCACTGA